The Catenulispora sp. EB89 genome has a segment encoding these proteins:
- a CDS encoding HipA family kinase gives MSVPVAAALPIVTATRYVTPLREGGSLPGLVEASDLGTYVVKFRSAGQGRKALVAEVIAGELARSLGLPVPALVGIELDPVIGAAEPDQEIQELLKGSKGLNLGMDYLPGSLGYDPLAFPVESELASRIVWFDALVRNVDRSWRNPNLLLWHRKLYLIDHGASLIFHHNWPGAQKGALAPFDAGDHVLASYAKDMPGADAALAPLVTEELLRSVVAVVPDEWLADEPGFESADAVRDAYVSYLLTRVIGPRDWFPQLVDSSAQEAARSVQSSDLKARLKAKHPNWMQGRVK, from the coding sequence GTGTCTGTGCCTGTTGCCGCCGCTCTGCCGATCGTCACCGCCACCCGGTACGTGACCCCGCTCCGCGAGGGCGGTTCGCTGCCCGGACTGGTCGAGGCCTCGGACCTCGGGACGTACGTGGTGAAGTTCCGCTCGGCGGGCCAGGGCCGCAAGGCCCTGGTCGCCGAGGTGATCGCCGGGGAACTGGCGCGGTCCCTGGGCCTGCCGGTGCCGGCGCTGGTCGGGATCGAGCTGGATCCGGTCATCGGCGCGGCCGAGCCCGACCAGGAGATCCAGGAGCTCCTCAAGGGGAGCAAGGGCCTGAACCTCGGTATGGACTATCTGCCGGGGTCGCTGGGATACGACCCCTTGGCGTTTCCCGTGGAGTCCGAACTCGCCAGCCGCATCGTGTGGTTCGACGCGCTGGTGCGCAACGTGGACCGGTCGTGGCGGAACCCGAACCTGCTGCTGTGGCACCGCAAGCTCTATCTGATCGACCACGGCGCCTCGCTGATCTTCCACCACAACTGGCCCGGCGCGCAGAAGGGTGCACTGGCTCCCTTTGACGCGGGCGACCATGTGCTCGCCTCTTATGCGAAGGACATGCCGGGTGCCGACGCGGCCCTCGCACCGCTCGTCACGGAGGAACTGCTGCGCTCCGTCGTGGCGGTCGTACCGGACGAGTGGCTGGCCGACGAGCCCGGATTCGAGTCCGCGGACGCGGTGCGCGACGCGTACGTCAGCTATCTGCTGACCCGTGTCATCGGACCGCGCGATTGGTTTCCACAGCTTGTGGATAGTTCCGCGCAGGAAGCCGCGCGGTCTGTGCAGAGCTCCGATCTCAAGGCGCGCCTGAAGGCGAAGCACCCGAACTGGATGCAGGGACGGGTGAAGTGA
- a CDS encoding DUF3037 domain-containing protein, whose product MSVQPYEYSVLRAVPRVERGEYVNVGVVLYCQQLDFLGCATQVDTVRVRALDPTADVEGIEALLGAVSKVCCGGPDSGPAGQDALGRRFRWLIAPRSTVVQPGPVHTGLTADPAAALDRLAGSVLGC is encoded by the coding sequence GTGAGCGTTCAGCCCTACGAGTACTCGGTACTGCGCGCCGTTCCCCGCGTCGAGCGCGGGGAGTACGTCAACGTCGGCGTGGTTCTCTACTGCCAGCAGCTCGACTTCCTGGGATGCGCCACGCAGGTGGACACCGTGCGGGTGCGTGCGCTGGATCCCACAGCGGACGTCGAGGGGATCGAGGCACTGCTCGGCGCCGTCTCGAAGGTCTGCTGCGGCGGACCGGACTCCGGCCCCGCCGGCCAGGACGCGCTGGGCCGGCGGTTCCGGTGGTTGATCGCGCCGCGTTCCACGGTGGTGCAGCCCGGTCCGGTGCACACCGGCCTTACTGCTGATCCCGCGGCCGCTCTGGATCGGTTGGCAGGCTCAGTCCTCGGCTGCTGA